From Methylobacterium radiodurans, a single genomic window includes:
- a CDS encoding YciI family protein, protein MPYFLLRLEPPRPSFPFDATDAEKALFSEHAAYWIDRAERGQAVAVGPVFDAAGTWGLALVEAADDAGARALGADDPVIRAGAGFAYTLSAVPNLILRR, encoded by the coding sequence ATGCCCTATTTCCTGCTCCGCCTCGAGCCGCCGCGTCCGAGCTTCCCGTTCGATGCGACGGACGCCGAGAAGGCCCTGTTCTCCGAGCACGCGGCCTACTGGATCGACCGCGCGGAGCGGGGGCAGGCCGTGGCGGTCGGGCCCGTCTTCGACGCCGCCGGCACCTGGGGCCTCGCCCTGGTGGAGGCGGCCGACGACGCGGGCGCCCGCGCGCTCGGGGCCGACGACCCCGTCATCCGGGCGGGAGCCGGCTTCGCCTACACCCTCTCGGCCGTTCCAAACCTGATTCTGCGGCGTTGA
- the odhB gene encoding 2-oxoglutarate dehydrogenase complex dihydrolipoyllysine-residue succinyltransferase, whose protein sequence is MATDILVPTLGESVSEATIGRWFKKPGDTVAADEPLVELETDKVTLEVNAPAAGQLGEILVKDGETVEPGALLGSIVEAGAGGAKSEAKAAPKEAAETKAESRSEAPKQGGSAKAEPPKESSAGYGSHGEGAPPQAGRPVGDNGPAVAKLARESGVDPSGVNGSGKDGRVTKGDMLGAIAKGPSQAAPAKEARPTLPRAPSAPDDAAREERVRMTKLRQTIARRLKDAQDTAAMLTTFNDVDMSAVMAMRAQYKDIFEKKHGTKLGFMGFFTKAVIGALKDVPAVNAEIDGQDLVYKNYYHIGIAVGTDKGLVVPVVRDADDLSIAGIEKKIAGFGKKARDGKLSIEEMQGGTFTITNGGIYGSLMSTPILNAPQSGILGMHRIEERPVVRGGKIEARPMMYLALSYDHRIVDGKEAVTFLVRVKEALEDPARLVLDL, encoded by the coding sequence ATGGCAACCGACATCCTCGTCCCGACGCTCGGCGAATCCGTGAGCGAGGCCACGATCGGCCGCTGGTTCAAGAAGCCCGGCGACACGGTCGCGGCCGACGAGCCCCTGGTGGAGCTGGAGACCGACAAGGTCACCCTGGAGGTCAACGCCCCGGCAGCCGGCCAGCTCGGCGAGATCTTGGTGAAGGACGGCGAGACGGTGGAGCCCGGCGCGTTGCTCGGTTCGATCGTCGAGGCGGGCGCCGGTGGGGCCAAGAGCGAGGCGAAAGCCGCCCCGAAGGAGGCCGCCGAGACCAAGGCCGAGAGCCGCAGCGAGGCCCCGAAGCAGGGCGGCTCCGCTAAGGCAGAACCCCCGAAGGAATCCTCGGCCGGCTACGGCAGCCACGGCGAGGGTGCTCCGCCGCAGGCCGGCCGCCCGGTCGGCGACAACGGCCCGGCGGTCGCCAAGCTCGCCCGCGAGTCGGGCGTCGATCCCTCGGGCGTGAACGGCAGCGGCAAGGACGGCCGCGTCACCAAGGGCGACATGCTCGGCGCCATCGCGAAGGGGCCGTCGCAGGCGGCGCCGGCCAAAGAGGCCCGGCCCACCCTGCCCCGCGCCCCGTCCGCGCCGGACGATGCCGCGCGCGAGGAGCGCGTGCGCATGACGAAGCTGCGCCAGACCATCGCGCGCCGCCTCAAGGACGCGCAGGACACTGCCGCGATGCTGACGACGTTCAACGACGTCGACATGTCGGCCGTGATGGCGATGCGCGCGCAGTACAAGGATATCTTCGAGAAGAAGCACGGCACAAAGCTCGGCTTCATGGGCTTCTTCACCAAGGCGGTGATCGGCGCGCTCAAGGACGTGCCGGCGGTCAACGCCGAGATCGACGGGCAGGATCTCGTCTACAAGAACTACTACCACATCGGCATCGCGGTCGGCACCGACAAGGGCCTCGTCGTGCCGGTGGTGCGCGACGCCGACGACCTCTCGATCGCCGGCATCGAGAAGAAGATCGCGGGCTTCGGCAAGAAGGCGCGCGACGGCAAGCTCTCCATCGAGGAGATGCAGGGCGGCACCTTCACGATCACCAACGGCGGCATCTACGGCTCGCTGATGTCGACGCCGATCCTCAACGCGCCGCAATCGGGCATCCTCGGCATGCACCGGATCGAGGAGCGTCCGGTCGTGCGGGGCGGCAAGATCGAGGCGCGGCCGATGATGTACCTCGCCCTCTCCTACGATCACCGGATCGTGGACGGGAAGGAGGCCGTGACCTTCCTGGTGCGCGTGAAGGAGGCCCTGGAGGATCCGGCGCGCCTTGTTCTCGACCTCTAA
- the lpdA gene encoding dihydrolipoyl dehydrogenase, which produces MSYDLVVIGTGPGGYVCAIRAAQLGLKTAVVEKRATHGGTCLNVGCIPSKALLHASEAFDEANHHFADLGIEVSGVKLDLKKMMSFKSEGVAGNTKGVEFLLKKNKVDTYHGTGRIAGAGRVEVVSEDGGNQMLETKNIVIATGSDVAKLPGIEIDEQVVVSSTGALELDKVPKKLLVIGAGVIGLELGSVWRRLGADVTVVEYLDRVLPGMDGEVGKQFQRILTKQGLAFRLSTKVTGVEVAKKGAKVTVEPAQGGAAETLEADVVLVAIGRVPYTQGLGLETVGVQTDDRGRIQTDEHFATNVTGIYAIGDVIAGPMLAHKAEDEGVAVAEILAGQSGHVNYAVIPNVVYTFPEVASVGKTEEELKKDGISYNAGKFPFTANGRAKANGTTDGFVKVLADAASDRVLGVHIVGADAGNLIAEVAVAMEFGASSEDIARTCHAHPTLTEAVKEAALAVSKRAIHV; this is translated from the coding sequence ATGTCCTACGATCTCGTCGTCATCGGCACCGGCCCCGGGGGCTATGTCTGCGCCATCCGGGCGGCCCAGCTCGGGCTGAAGACCGCGGTGGTCGAGAAGCGGGCGACCCATGGCGGCACCTGCCTCAACGTGGGCTGCATCCCGTCCAAGGCTCTGCTGCACGCCTCGGAAGCCTTCGACGAGGCCAACCACCACTTCGCCGATCTCGGCATCGAGGTGAGCGGGGTGAAGCTCGACCTCAAGAAGATGATGAGCTTCAAGTCGGAAGGGGTCGCCGGCAACACCAAGGGCGTCGAGTTCCTGCTCAAGAAGAACAAGGTCGACACCTACCACGGCACCGGCCGCATCGCCGGGGCCGGGCGCGTCGAGGTCGTCTCCGAGGACGGCGGCAACCAGATGCTGGAGACGAAGAACATCGTCATCGCCACGGGCTCGGATGTCGCCAAGCTTCCGGGCATCGAGATCGACGAGCAGGTGGTGGTCTCCTCCACCGGCGCGCTCGAACTGGACAAGGTGCCGAAGAAGCTCCTCGTCATCGGCGCGGGCGTGATCGGGCTCGAACTCGGCTCGGTCTGGCGGCGCCTCGGCGCCGACGTCACCGTGGTCGAGTATCTCGACCGGGTGCTGCCGGGCATGGACGGCGAGGTCGGCAAGCAGTTCCAGCGCATCCTGACCAAGCAGGGCCTCGCCTTCCGGCTCTCCACCAAGGTCACGGGCGTCGAGGTGGCTAAGAAGGGCGCGAAGGTCACGGTCGAGCCGGCGCAGGGCGGCGCGGCCGAGACGCTGGAGGCCGACGTGGTTCTGGTCGCCATCGGCCGCGTGCCCTACACGCAGGGCCTCGGCCTGGAGACGGTCGGCGTGCAGACCGACGACCGGGGCCGCATCCAGACGGACGAGCACTTCGCCACCAACGTCACCGGCATCTACGCGATCGGCGACGTGATCGCCGGCCCGATGCTCGCCCACAAGGCCGAGGACGAGGGCGTGGCGGTGGCCGAGATCCTGGCCGGCCAGTCGGGCCACGTGAACTACGCGGTGATCCCGAACGTGGTCTACACCTTCCCGGAGGTCGCCTCGGTCGGCAAGACCGAGGAGGAGCTGAAAAAGGACGGCATCAGTTACAACGCCGGCAAGTTCCCCTTCACGGCCAACGGCCGCGCCAAGGCCAACGGGACCACGGACGGCTTCGTGAAGGTGCTGGCGGATGCGGCAAGCGACCGGGTGCTCGGCGTACACATCGTCGGGGCGGATGCCGGCAACCTGATCGCCGAGGTCGCGGTGGCGATGGAGTTCGGCGCATCCTCGGAGGACATCGCCCGCACCTGCCACGCCCACCCGACCCTCACGGAAGCCGTGAAGGAGGCCGCCCTCGCGGTCTCCAAGCGCGCGATCCACGTCTGA
- a CDS encoding response regulator transcription factor — protein sequence MSAAVGVLIVDEPQDLCPTVRATLEHLPELQTVQEADLEEAGPERLVALVFIDERRIADGLSRIGALRERQPRLRILAAFQALSGAELGALLAAGTDAVIARSGHPRELSAAILALAAGQACLSGPGAEPAAESGEALGLTPREAEVLRFLSAGFSNKEVARRLALSVRTVETHRLNLRRKTQTGRLKDLVSLARQLGLAPVLEEPRPARH from the coding sequence ATGAGTGCTGCGGTGGGCGTGCTGATCGTGGATGAGCCGCAGGATCTGTGTCCGACCGTTCGGGCGACGCTCGAACACCTGCCCGAACTCCAGACCGTGCAGGAGGCGGATCTCGAGGAGGCCGGTCCCGAGCGCCTCGTCGCGCTGGTCTTCATCGACGAGCGGCGCATCGCCGACGGGCTCTCCCGCATCGGCGCCCTGAGGGAGCGGCAGCCGCGGCTGCGGATCCTCGCCGCGTTCCAGGCGCTCTCCGGCGCCGAGCTCGGGGCCCTGCTCGCGGCCGGAACGGACGCCGTGATCGCCCGCTCGGGCCACCCGCGCGAGCTCAGCGCGGCGATCCTGGCGCTCGCCGCCGGACAGGCCTGCCTCTCGGGCCCGGGCGCCGAGCCGGCGGCGGAATCCGGCGAGGCGCTCGGCCTGACCCCGCGGGAGGCGGAGGTGCTGCGCTTCCTCAGCGCGGGCTTCAGCAACAAGGAGGTCGCCCGCCGCCTCGCGCTCAGCGTGCGCACGGTCGAGACCCACCGGCTGAACCTGCGCCGGAAGACCCAGACCGGGCGCCTGAAGGACCTCGTCTCGCTGGCCCGCCAGCTCGGCCTCGCGCCGGTGCTGGAGGAGCCCCGCCCGGCGCGGCACTGA
- a CDS encoding diguanylate cyclase, which translates to MNIVIVDSSRVVLKIVAGLLEPRGHSVHCFTDSAEALTFLTERPEIRVLITSLQVRPLSGLELCWSARLLADERRPLYVITMSSARNERTLAEALDSGADDFIDKPPCAEELHARLRAAERLTTLQDHLIRLAETDPLSGLLNRRAFFAEANQSADRAGNHGRLSMILADIDHFKRINDEHGHDIGDRAIQAVAKLIAEEGRAGRLGGEEFALALADTGLEAAEAVARRLCLKARDLRIRGNRGPVRLTCSFGVSTWTEGDSVEALVKRADIALYEAKTGGRDRVVSAATDLILARAG; encoded by the coding sequence ATGAACATCGTCATCGTCGATTCCAGCCGTGTCGTCCTGAAGATCGTGGCGGGGCTGCTCGAACCGCGCGGGCACAGCGTCCACTGCTTCACGGACTCGGCGGAGGCGCTCACCTTCCTGACCGAGCGGCCCGAGATCCGCGTGCTCATCACCAGCCTGCAGGTGCGGCCCTTGAGCGGCCTCGAACTGTGCTGGTCCGCGCGACTGCTCGCCGACGAGCGCCGCCCCCTCTACGTCATCACCATGTCGTCGGCCCGCAACGAGCGCACGCTGGCCGAAGCCCTCGATAGCGGTGCCGACGACTTCATCGACAAGCCGCCCTGCGCCGAGGAGTTGCACGCGCGCCTGCGCGCCGCCGAGCGCCTGACCACGCTGCAGGACCACCTGATCCGCCTTGCCGAGACCGACCCGCTGAGCGGCCTCCTGAACCGGCGCGCCTTCTTTGCCGAGGCCAACCAGAGCGCGGACCGGGCGGGCAACCACGGCCGCCTCTCGATGATCCTGGCCGACATCGACCATTTCAAGCGCATCAACGACGAGCACGGCCACGATATCGGCGACCGGGCGATCCAGGCGGTGGCCAAGCTGATCGCCGAGGAGGGCCGGGCGGGCCGGCTCGGCGGCGAGGAATTCGCCCTCGCGCTCGCCGATACGGGACTGGAGGCCGCCGAGGCGGTCGCCCGGCGGCTCTGTCTGAAGGCGCGCGACCTGCGCATCCGCGGCAATCGCGGCCCGGTGCGGCTCACCTGCAGCTTCGGCGTCAGCACCTGGACGGAGGGCGACTCGGTCGAGGCACTGGTGAAGCGGGCCGACATCGCCCTCTACGAGGCCAAGACCGGCGGCCGCGACCGCGTGGTCTCGGCGGCAACCGACCTGATCCTCGCCCGCGCAGGCTGA